One Streptomyces sp. CNQ-509 DNA window includes the following coding sequences:
- a CDS encoding DUF3566 domain-containing protein codes for MSGATGAGAGPARAEGYAQPNPPPGPDDAGGGHGGRRGRRRGASGAGGAEDPQGHAYPYAAAPEGPMPPPSTAPAAPPAPHQPPQAYTPPGGVAGGHAAGHTAGHGGQAYEQAQQTAAGVRRSRTGARTVPRTRKARLRIAKADPWSVMKVSFLLSIALGICTIVAVTVLWMVLDAMGVFSTVGGTISEATGSDDSAGFDLESFLSLPRVAGFTAVVALIDVVLATALATLGAFIYNLSAGFVGGIEVTLAEDE; via the coding sequence GTGAGTGGAGCCACGGGTGCCGGCGCCGGGCCGGCGAGGGCGGAGGGGTACGCCCAGCCGAACCCCCCGCCGGGTCCGGACGACGCCGGCGGCGGGCACGGCGGCCGGCGCGGGCGCAGACGCGGTGCCTCCGGCGCCGGGGGCGCGGAGGACCCGCAGGGGCACGCGTATCCGTACGCCGCCGCCCCCGAGGGCCCGATGCCCCCGCCGTCGACGGCCCCCGCCGCCCCGCCGGCGCCGCACCAGCCGCCGCAGGCGTACACCCCGCCGGGCGGCGTGGCCGGCGGCCACGCCGCGGGGCACACGGCGGGGCACGGCGGTCAGGCGTACGAGCAGGCGCAGCAGACGGCCGCCGGGGTACGCAGGTCGCGTACCGGCGCCAGGACCGTCCCGCGCACCCGCAAGGCGCGGCTGCGGATCGCGAAGGCCGACCCGTGGTCGGTGATGAAGGTCAGCTTCCTGCTCTCCATCGCGCTCGGCATCTGCACGATCGTGGCGGTGACGGTGCTGTGGATGGTGCTGGACGCGATGGGCGTCTTCAGCACGGTCGGCGGCACGATCAGCGAGGCCACCGGTTCGGACGACTCGGCCGGCTTCGACCTGGAGTCGTTCCTGTCGCTGCCCCGGGTGGCCGGCTTCACGGCGGTGGTGGCGCTGATCGACGTGGTCCTCGCCACGGCGCTGGCGACGCTGGGCGCGTTCATCTACAACCTCTCCGCGGGCTTCGTCGGGGGCATCGAGGTCACGCTGGCGGAGGACGAGTAG